One window of the Saccopteryx bilineata isolate mSacBil1 chromosome 2, mSacBil1_pri_phased_curated, whole genome shotgun sequence genome contains the following:
- the LOC136323497 gene encoding protein transport protein Sec61 subunit gamma, translating to MDQVMQFVEPSRQFVKDSIRLVKRCTKPDRKEFQKIAMATAIGFAIMGFIGFFVKLIHIPINNIIVGG from the coding sequence ATGGATCAGGTCATGCAGTTCGTTGAGCCAAGTCGGCAGTTTGTGAAGGACTCAATCCGGCTGGTTAAGAGGTGCACCAAGCCCGACAGGAAAGAATTCCAGAAGATTGCCATGGCAACAGCAATAGGATTTGCCATAATGGGGTTCATTGGCTTTTTTGTGAAACTGATCCATATCCCTATTAACAACATCATTGTCGGTGGCTGA